A window from Deltaproteobacteria bacterium PRO3 encodes these proteins:
- a CDS encoding dTMP kinase has translation MPLFLTFEGGEGSGKTTQIQLLSEALQKRGLPCVLTREPGGTDIGVEIRKILLDGKNRHLGPLAELMLYAADRAQHLDETIRPALRAGKIVLCDLFADATVAYQGFGRGLDLQLISELNELATGGLKPDRSFLLDLPVEIGLARAKARLARQKSSEGRFEAEALAFHEKVRQGYLRLAHEEPERFRVLDATLEVEAIHRKLLQEVEPLLGVKP, from the coding sequence ATGCCCCTATTCCTCACATTCGAAGGCGGAGAAGGCAGCGGCAAGACGACGCAGATCCAGCTTTTGTCCGAGGCCCTGCAAAAACGCGGCCTCCCCTGCGTCCTGACCCGCGAGCCGGGCGGCACCGACATCGGCGTCGAGATCCGCAAGATCCTGCTCGACGGCAAAAATCGTCACCTCGGTCCCCTGGCCGAGCTGATGCTCTACGCTGCCGACCGCGCCCAGCACCTCGACGAGACGATTCGTCCCGCCCTGCGCGCTGGCAAGATCGTACTCTGCGACCTCTTCGCCGACGCGACGGTCGCCTACCAGGGCTTCGGCCGCGGCCTCGACCTGCAGTTGATCTCGGAGCTCAACGAGCTCGCCACCGGCGGGCTCAAGCCCGACCGCAGCTTCCTGCTCGACCTGCCCGTCGAGATCGGCCTGGCCCGCGCCAAGGCGCGGCTGGCGCGGCAAAAGAGCTCGGAAGGGCGCTTCGAGGCCGAGGCCCTCGCCTTCCACGAAAAGGTCCGCCAGGGCTACCTACGCCTCGCCCACGAAGAGCCCGAGCGCTTCCGCGTCCTCGACGCCACCCTCGAAGTCGAAGCCATCCACCGCAAGCTCCTCCAAGAAGTCGAGCCCCTCTTGGGGGTCAAGCCATGA